One Suricata suricatta isolate VVHF042 chromosome 15, meerkat_22Aug2017_6uvM2_HiC, whole genome shotgun sequence DNA segment encodes these proteins:
- the DCAF13 gene encoding DDB1- and CUL4-associated factor 13, with protein sequence MKVKMLSRNPDNYVRETKLDLQIVPRNYDPTLHPFEVPREYVRALNATKLERVFAKPFLASLDGHRDGVNCLAKHPKSLATVLSGACDGEVRIWNLTKRKCIRTIQAHEGFVRGICTRFCGTSFFTVGDDKTVKQWKMDGPGYGEEEEPLHTILGKTVYTGIDHHWKEAVFATCGQQVDIWDEQRTSPVCSMTWGLDSISSVKFNPIETFLLGSCASDRNIVLYDMRQATPLKKVILDMRTNTICWNPMEAFIFTAANEDYNLYTFDMRALDTPVMVHMDHVSAVLDVDYSPTGKEFVSASFDKSIRIFPLDKSRSREVYHTKRMQHVICVKWTSDSKYIMCGSDEMNIRLWKANASEKLGVLTSREKAANDYNQKLKEKFQHHPQIKRIARHRHLPKSIYSQIQEQRIMKEARRRKEVNRLKHSKPGSVSIVSEKKKHVVAVVK encoded by the exons ATGAAGGTGAAAATGCTGAGCCGGAACCCGGACAACTATGTCCGCGAAACCAAGCTGGACTTACAAATAG TTCCAAGAAACTATGATCCTACCTTACATCCTTTTGAGGTTCCACGAGAATACGTAAGAGCTTTAAATGCTACCAAATTGGAACGGGTATTTGCAAAACCATTCCTTGCTTCCCTGGATGGTCACCGAGATGGAGTCAATTGCTTGGCAAAGCACCCAAAGAGCCTGGCCACGGTCCTTTCCGGGGCTTGTGATGGAGAG GTTAGAATTTGGAACTTGACTAAACGAAAATGTATCCGTACGATACAAGCACATGAGGGTTTTGTACGAGGAATATGTACTCGCTTTTGTGGGACTTCTTTCTTTACT gtTGGTGATGACAAAACTGTGAAGCAGTGGAAAATGGACGGACCAGGTtatggagaggaagaggaaccGTTGCATACAATATTAGGAAag ACAGTGTATACGGGGATTGATCATCACTGGAAAGAAGCTGTTTTTGCCACATGTGGGCAGCAAGTGGACATTTGGGATGAACAAAGAACAAGTCCAGTATGTTCAATGACCTGGGGCCTCGACAGCATAAGTAGTGTTAAATTTAACCCAATCGAG acATTTCTCTTGGGAAGTTGTGCTTCTGACAGGAATATAGTACTATATGACATGAGGCAAGCTACTCCCCTGAAAAAG GTCATCTTAGATATGAGAACGAACACAATTTGTTGGAATCCTATGGAAGCTTTCATTTTTACTGCAGCTAATGAGGATTACAa tttatataCTTTCGATATGCGTGCGCTGGACACTCCTGTAATGGTCCATATGGATCATGTATCTGCGGTGCTCGATGTGGACTATTCCCCCACTGGGAAGGAGTTTGTGTCTGCTAGTTTTGACAAATCCATTCGAATCTTTCCTTTGGACAAGAGTAGAAGCAG GGAAGTCTATCACACAAAGAGAATGCAACATGTTATCTGTGTAAAATGGACTTCTGACAGCAAATATATTATGTGTGGATCTGATGAAATGAACATTCGTCTGTGGAAAGCTAATGCTTCTGAAAAGTTGGGTGTG CTTACATCACGAGAAAAAGCAGCCAACGATTATAACcagaaactgaaagagaaatttcAACACCATCCTCAAATAAAACGCATCGCTCGTCACCGACATCTACCAAAATCCATTTACAGCCAGATTCAGGAACAGCGCATCATGAAAGAAGCTCGTCGACGGAA GGAAGTGAACCGTCTCAAACATAGCAAGCCTGGATCTGTATCGATCGTGTCGGAGAAGAAGAAACACGTAGTGGCGGTCGTGAAATAA